One Sphingobacteruim zhuxiongii DNA window includes the following coding sequences:
- a CDS encoding sensor histidine kinase: MQKKNKIVHLLVGQIILLFGLLLIGLPLQAQDLISNLANQYNKSAPNSPDRYMLTGKYAQAMYFNGQGEQAFQLLKNNIQSAAKYKDGQYAAYLHTVLAITLQVDEQTKEALVSLAKAKQFMSKTLSNEAKGYVMYGQGWIQVRILKEAEAVRSFMSALEYLDRAPLSTTLLGRKASVYKELTGIYSNWNEYELQEKYSKLTLDLSIQQNDPSGIFDGYMSLGYLNEQNFLRDSNTIKYRDLAEKYYLKALDTYQQNKNKIPFTSNLSFVSNNLAHLYFRFFPSSYREKAKKYAELAKSQGSESKEHNHVSSAYGIMAEMAIEDNNFGLAKEYLLASLSEINNSSNQDQNILMSIYESLSRISEKENNYKDAVKYYKEYMEIFKRVYDQDQLMLGKRLEAQFEKGKQEQQVQNLQLESEKKEQQLSLMAALGIQQKQELENMKLFQDNQSKELELAKLETEKQNQALRLSKLETENRAAEISQYQQEITFREKVNTYFILSFATIFLLFLVLLYAYQQRSKHMKQNNTMHQLEIEQERQNSKISTLTAMLQGQELERGRLARDLHDGLGGLLSGTKLHLSQLNDRIDQNNRETMDKTMGHLDLAVDELRRVAHNLMPDLLQKYGLQEALSDYATRMSTDTMDVDVQFLHYENKLPIDQQLIIYRIVQELVNNAVKHANPNQILIQVVEEEQAYHITVEDDGKGFDLQTLKSNQSAGLHNIQSRVEFLKGSVQINSEIYQGTSIEFQFPKPKIV; the protein is encoded by the coding sequence ATGCAGAAAAAAAATAAAATAGTTCATCTTTTAGTAGGTCAAATAATACTCTTATTTGGCCTTCTTTTGATCGGACTACCACTTCAAGCGCAAGACTTAATCAGTAATTTAGCGAATCAATATAATAAAAGTGCTCCCAATAGTCCTGATCGGTACATGCTCACTGGAAAATATGCGCAGGCTATGTATTTCAATGGCCAGGGAGAGCAAGCATTTCAGCTACTAAAGAATAATATTCAGTCTGCTGCAAAATATAAAGATGGACAATATGCCGCCTATCTGCATACGGTTTTGGCTATTACCTTGCAAGTTGACGAACAGACCAAAGAAGCACTCGTCAGTTTAGCAAAGGCTAAACAATTTATGTCAAAGACCTTAAGCAATGAAGCCAAAGGTTATGTCATGTATGGTCAAGGCTGGATTCAGGTTCGAATCCTAAAAGAAGCAGAAGCCGTTCGAAGCTTTATGTCTGCTTTAGAATATTTGGACCGTGCCCCACTTTCGACGACCTTATTGGGCAGAAAAGCTTCAGTATACAAGGAACTAACAGGTATATATTCCAATTGGAATGAATATGAGCTTCAAGAGAAATACTCGAAACTAACACTCGACTTATCCATACAGCAAAACGACCCCTCTGGTATTTTTGATGGGTATATGTCTTTGGGATATTTGAACGAGCAGAATTTCTTAAGGGACAGCAATACTATTAAATATCGAGATCTCGCTGAAAAGTACTATCTCAAGGCTTTAGATACCTATCAACAAAATAAAAACAAGATTCCCTTCACTTCGAATCTGTCGTTTGTATCTAATAATTTAGCGCATTTATATTTCCGCTTTTTCCCGAGTTCCTATCGTGAGAAAGCAAAAAAATATGCCGAATTGGCCAAAAGTCAAGGTTCGGAGAGTAAGGAGCATAATCACGTATCTTCAGCTTACGGTATTATGGCTGAAATGGCTATTGAAGACAATAATTTTGGCTTAGCGAAGGAGTACTTATTAGCTTCTCTGTCAGAAATCAACAATTCGAGCAATCAAGACCAAAATATACTGATGAGTATTTACGAAAGTCTTTCCAGGATTTCCGAAAAGGAAAACAACTATAAAGACGCCGTTAAATACTATAAGGAGTATATGGAGATATTTAAGCGAGTTTATGACCAAGATCAGTTAATGCTAGGGAAACGGTTGGAGGCACAATTTGAAAAAGGAAAGCAAGAACAACAGGTGCAAAACTTACAACTCGAATCGGAGAAGAAAGAGCAGCAATTGTCGCTTATGGCAGCGCTTGGTATCCAGCAGAAGCAAGAATTGGAGAACATGAAACTCTTTCAGGATAATCAATCGAAGGAATTGGAACTCGCCAAACTGGAAACAGAAAAACAGAATCAAGCATTGCGCTTATCGAAATTAGAAACTGAAAATAGAGCTGCCGAGATCAGCCAATATCAACAAGAAATCACCTTTCGTGAAAAAGTAAACACCTATTTTATACTTTCGTTTGCCACGATATTTCTACTCTTTTTAGTTTTATTGTATGCGTATCAGCAACGATCAAAACATATGAAGCAAAATAACACGATGCATCAATTGGAGATTGAACAAGAACGTCAGAATTCGAAGATCTCAACACTTACAGCAATGCTGCAAGGACAAGAATTGGAGCGAGGTCGTTTAGCACGTGATCTTCATGATGGATTGGGCGGATTGCTATCTGGAACAAAACTTCACTTATCTCAACTAAATGATCGCATCGATCAAAATAATAGGGAAACAATGGATAAAACCATGGGTCATTTAGATTTGGCCGTCGATGAACTTCGTCGTGTTGCACATAATCTGATGCCAGATTTATTGCAAAAATACGGACTGCAGGAGGCTCTTTCTGATTATGCGACCCGTATGTCAACCGATACAATGGACGTCGATGTACAATTTTTACATTATGAAAATAAGCTACCAATTGACCAACAGCTTATTATTTACCGCATCGTTCAAGAGCTCGTAAACAATGCTGTCAAACATGCAAATCCGAATCAGATTCTTATTCAAGTTGTCGAAGAAGAACAGGCTTACCACATCACCGTTGAGGATGATGGCAAAGGATTTGATTTACAAACGTTAAAGTCTAATCAATCGGCCGGGCTTCACAATATTCAATCGAGAGTTGAATTTCTGAAAGGTTCGGTTCAAATTAACTCGGAAATATATCAAGGAACTAGTATTGAGTTTCAATTTCCAAAACCAAAAATAGTATGA
- a CDS encoding response regulator transcription factor translates to MINIAIADDHPLLLEGLRNILSKEDDLLVVGCYPTAEVLQSALKTERIDILLLDINLSDINSLELIRPLRSAHPDMHIIVLSVHNEYAVINSAFQEGAEGYIQKNSSIDEILEGIQDILNGKRFMCSQTKRIVEKKNLSELKSVPKLTRREKEILLEAAMGLTTIQIAEKLFISHHTVESHRKNLIEKFKASNLSSAIKLAYEYGLIFEVK, encoded by the coding sequence ATGATAAATATTGCGATTGCTGATGATCATCCGCTACTTTTAGAGGGCTTAAGAAATATCCTATCCAAGGAGGATGACTTGCTTGTCGTTGGTTGTTATCCAACAGCAGAGGTACTCCAATCAGCGTTGAAGACAGAGCGTATTGATATTCTTTTATTAGATATCAATCTTTCAGACATCAATAGCTTAGAACTCATCCGGCCATTAAGATCTGCACATCCGGACATGCATATTATTGTTCTGAGTGTGCATAACGAATACGCGGTTATCAATTCAGCATTTCAGGAAGGTGCAGAAGGCTATATTCAAAAGAATTCGTCAATCGATGAAATCCTAGAGGGGATTCAAGATATATTGAATGGTAAACGTTTTATGTGTTCTCAAACTAAGCGAATTGTAGAAAAAAAGAATCTGAGCGAATTGAAGAGCGTCCCTAAGCTTACTCGAAGAGAAAAGGAGATTCTTTTGGAAGCTGCAATGGGCTTGACCACAATACAGATTGCTGAAAAACTCTTTATAAGCCACCACACTGTTGAGAGTCATCGAAAAAATTTAATAGAGAAGTTTAAAGCATCAAACCTTAGTTCGGCGATTAAACTAGCGTACGAATATGGTTTGATCTTTGAGGTCAAGTAA